A genomic window from Pygocentrus nattereri isolate fPygNat1 chromosome 22, fPygNat1.pri, whole genome shotgun sequence includes:
- the LOC119261558 gene encoding zinc finger protein 239-like, which produces MRRNSRNRRAHHCSECGKSFADRCAFQRHWRIHTGEKPYQCLECGKCFIAHCNLRRHQHVHTGVKPYYCSDCGMSFNQESHLQVHQRIHTGQKPYQCSECHKRFTIQSNLQVHQRTHTGEKPYYCPECGKSFTVLGNLQAHQRIHTGEKPYYCSECGTSFNNRSNLHVHQRIHTGEKPYYCSECGMTFNQESHLQVHQRIHTGERPYKCLVCGKRFTIQSNLQTHQLIHSREKPYNCSECGKGFTVQSNLHRHQRVHTGEKPYNCSECGKGFSVHCNLQRHQRVHTGEKPYQCSECRGHFSHIKALKKHQSIHTGKKAEEK; this is translated from the coding sequence ATGCGAAGGAATTCCAGGAATAGGAGAGCTCACCACTGCtctgagtgtggaaagagttttgcTGACAGATGTGCATTCCAAAGACACTGGCgtatccacacaggagagaaaccgtatcagtgctTAGAATGTGGGAAATGTTTTATTGCACATTGTAATCTCCGAAGACACCAGCATGTTCACACAGGAGTGAAACCCTATTACTGTTCAGACTGTGGAATGAGTTTTAATCAAGAGAGTCATCTTCaagtacaccagcgcattcacacaggacaGAAGCCATATCAATGTTCAGAGTGTCACAAACGTTTCACCATACAGAGTAATCTCCAAGTACACCAGCGTactcacactggagagaaaccgtattactgTCCAGaatgtggaaagagttttactgtacTAGGTAATCTCCAAGCACACCAACGCATTCACACCGGAGAAAAACCATATTACTGTTCAGAATGCGGGACAAGTTTTAATAATAGGAGTAACCTTCATGtgcaccagcgcattcacacaggagagaaaccatattaCTGTTCAGAGTGTGGAATGACTTTTAATCAAGAGAGTCATCTTCaagtacaccagcgcattcacacaggagaaagACCATATAAATGCTTAGTGTGTGGGAAACGTTTCACTATACAGAGTAATCTCCAAACACATCAGCTCATTCACAGCAGAGAGAAGCCATATAACTGTTCCGAGTGTGGAAAGGGTTTTACTGTGCAGAGTAATCTCCACAGACATCAGCgcgttcacacaggagagaaaccatataACTGTTCCGAGTGTGGAAAGGGTTTTTCAGTGCATTGTAATCTCCAGAGACACCAGCGTgttcacacaggagaaaaaCCCTATCAGTGTTCAGAATGTAGGGGGCATTTTTCACACATTAAGGCCCTCAAAAAACACCAGAGTATTCACACAGGAAAGAAAGCTGAAGAGAAGTAG